The following DNA comes from Gigantopelta aegis isolate Gae_Host unplaced genomic scaffold, Gae_host_genome ctg2032_pilon_pilon, whole genome shotgun sequence.
ttttaaaaattcagctATAAGTACtaaataatatgataatataatacacatgaGTTTGCTGTGACAATCTCCTATTTGTATTGCAATGTAATGTATACAACTCTTACCTGAAGTGTAGAGACACTTCGAACTCCCGAGAATAAATTTCTACTGCTGAAGACAatctaaaaattatatttgataaagTTGCGCCACACCCTTAATTTATAACACCTAACTTGTAATTTAGTGTAACAATTTAAACGTACCTTTCTCAAATACATCTTCAAGTGTGGGTATTCAGGAAAATAAGAGCCTCTAAAGTAGAAAAAAACACTTTGTTTTTACAGGAACACAAGTCACAGATATCATACGATTTACTATGTCCGTATAATTCCGTAAACGTAATAATATTATACGCTTGGTCTTTGGGCGTGGCATTCGCATTTTGACGTTGCATGAGGTATCACTTCACTTTCGCTTCTCTAGGTCTAGACTTACAAGATGCCTAAACACGAATTTATGACTCCGAAGGCAATTGCCAATCGTATTAAATCGAAAGGACTGCAAAGTTGAGATGGTATTGTCAGATGTGTCAAAAACAATGTCGAGATGAAGTAAGTCAGTCGTTTAGTGATGTGTGTTACGTTGACTTGATACGTATTGTTCCTAGAATGGATTTAAATGCCATATAATGTCGGAATCTCATCAACGACAGCTGTTACTAGTGGCAGACAATCCTGGCCGATTTGTTGGTAGTTTTTCAGAGtaagtatttaaatataatatgattTGTAGTTGAGTATTATGGGCGtggttatatttatatttatcgagttctatttatttatttagagaaTTTCTAAAGGGGTTCATGGACATTTTACGTCGTCAATATGGTACTAGACGGGTCCATTGCAATGTTGTTTATCAGGAGTACATCCGAGATAAAGACCATTATCACATGAATGCTACAAGAGTGAGTCACAATAATTTGAATTATGTATTAAGCTCCACCCTAATAATTAAATGCTGCAGTTTAATAGCATCTGTTAATGTGATCTAAGAACAATCACTTAATTTTTTTGATGACTTTGTCAAatagttaatattatattttgtttactgaTTGAAGTAGACACTTCCTAAACAACTCTATTACTAagtatatagtttatatttgtttaaatttactGGACATATaaatttaactctttttttctctctagtGGTCTACGTTAACCGGTTTTGTGATGTGGCTTGGTAGACAAGGTCTCTGTGAGGTAGAACCAACTCCGAAAggatggtatatcaaatatattgatCGTAGTCCTGAAGCTATGGAACGACAAGCAGTAAGTCAGTGGTAATTTGATGCTTGAGCCCCtgtttattaaaagttattataGAAGATAATCCTGTTATAAAGGAGTTAAAATTATCAGTGATGTGAGGTCATACCCAAGGATGAAGTTTATTACAGTATAATGATTGTATTAACATTATTGTTAGTAATAAGTCTAGGTACAAAATGTATCATATAGTGGGGAATATTTACGAGGGCTTTAATTTGGCAATTTAGTAAACTTTAGTGACTTTGCCAAATTTAATCCTCGCCAATTGTGGCCACGCccatgtaaatattaattaatattgtcagattttaatcatttgccaatttaatctgtataatatattatcctCACCAAATTTACCCACTATATGGTatccatgtatacatgtagatgtatttTGTGCGTTGTTCTATTGTTGTTTGTGTTAGGCTGATgctaagaaaaagaaaatggatCGTGACGATGAAGAAAGAAGTCAGCAAATGATTGAAGATCAGATTGTTAGAGCAATGGCAGCAAAGAAAgttagaaagagagagagagagagtgacatACTTACTCATTTTACTATGTAGTGTAAAGGAGATGACGACGAAGAACCACAATATACTGAACTAAAGAGAAaagatgaaaatgaaaaaagtaaGACAgtgaaatgaattttttttaaatgacttcTTTATATCTCTAGtcactttaaatttatttggtacCAAACCTGAAGCAATGGCCTCTTCTCAACCAATGGACACAATGATGAGGAAAAGATGAAAAGGGATAAACTTGAAGATGACAAAAATGAGAAAGAAAGTAACTCTGGCGATGAAGGAAGAGAGAGCAGAGACAGTAACTCGGAAGTAGAGGAATCTGAAGGATTGGAAGATTCTGAAAGCTCTGAgtctgaagaagaagaagaagaagaagtgaaACCAAAAGCTATGAAATTGGAAGAGCCAGAAGACCCACCATCTTTGCCTGAAAAAGACTCTATAAAAAATCAGCCTAGTTCTGTTCCAGTGATGTAAGTGGACATGTAATTCTAATGTACAATAATTCTGTCTGATATGGTTGCTATACTGTGTTGTTAATATAGGCCTCTGGGTATTCCAAATGCTTTGAAATTAGCTGAACTTGAagctaaaaagaagaaaagtttaAGTCGTCAACAAGATAGGTACAATTTGTGATATTGATTGTATTAAATTGTTGGtctattactaaatgtttactAGTTTATTGTTATATCATGTCTCACTGcaggaaaagaaaaacaacatcgGAATTGGATAAAATTTTTaaagtgagtgtgtgtgtgaggaaaaggaggggagggagagagagagagagagagagagagagagagagagagagagagagagagagagagattagtagtatagttatacatgtagttacaaacTCTTCTTCCTATAGCTtgaagaagagagaagagaaaagATGAACAGACGTGATTATTGGTTACATGTGGTGAGATATATAGACACATCTAGTTTACTCCACCCCAATTCACAATATTTAGTTTACTCCACCACTTTTTGATGACTACTACGCCCTGCCCACTCACAGGGAATTGTAATCAAAGTCTTAAACAAGAGACTCGGAGAGAAGTTCTATAAAAGAAAGGAGTCATTGAAGAACTTCATGACAAGTACACTGCTACTGTTAGGATGTTGGACAGTGGAGATAAGATCAAAATTGATCAGTCGTATCTTGAGACAGTGATCCCTGCAATTTGTAACATAATAAATTACTAATAAGTAATATGTCTATTAGTAGAGGACCCCCTAATTAATGATGCTGACTCTAATTAATGAACAAAGAGATGCAATCCAGAATTCCCCTATGCAATACAATGCATATCAAATTGTGCCTTCCAAATATCATAGCAGTGCAGCCTCTTATCTTAATTAAGGGGACATCCTTGTTTCAGAGGTTATGACATCACTAGTCTATTTGTAGAAtgtagatatataatataactatcataattattattaaaataatatatgctACTTACATAGGGAGGGATGTGCTGGTAGTGAATGGAGCATACAGAGGTTACAAAG
Coding sequences within:
- the LOC121391270 gene encoding LOW QUALITY PROTEIN: DNA/RNA-binding protein KIN17-like (The sequence of the model RefSeq protein was modified relative to this genomic sequence to represent the inferred CDS: inserted 2 bases in 2 codons), with protein sequence MPKHEFMTPKAIANRIKSKGLXKLRWYCQMCQKQCRDENGFKCHIMSESHQRQLLLVADNPGRFVGSFSEEFLKGFMDILRRQYGTRRVHCNVVYQEYIRDKDHYHMNATRWSTLTGFVMWLGRQGLCEVEPTPKGWYIKYIDRSPEAMERQAADAKKKKMDRDDEERSQQMIEDQIVRAMACKGDDDEEPQYTELKRKDENEKNDKNEKESNSGDEGRESRDSNSEVEESEGLEDSESSESEEEEEEEVKPKAMKLEEPEDPPSLPEKDSIKNQPSSVPGIVIKVLNKRLGEKFYXKKGVIEELHDKYTATVRMLDSGDKIKIDQSYLETVIPAIWRDVLVVNGAYRGYKAKLEDVDVDNYSVSVTISQGPSRGRYVEKIAYEDVSKISTQSFHLLVDLLPFSA